From Chryseobacterium joostei, the proteins below share one genomic window:
- a CDS encoding alpha/beta hydrolase translates to MKRKSAFILLSLCLYFLLASCKEKKITIGNSITFDKEENIHYGNDSEQVMDLYIPHKKSTEKRDVFIIIHGGGWRSGDKSQLTFFTLSMMQKFPDHIFANINYRNASQTQYGIPNQTDDIKNVINFLKRKLKNNPRIILMGNSAGGHLSMLYAYKFDSGKDVKAVINIVGPTDLSDPGFKTYQEYSFVEQHLVDPKILTKGISAVHFASPVHWIKNTSAPTLSYYGKTDRVIPMTQKKILDSVLNKHNIINESYEFNGGHLDWDKSPNNTFLIDKIEAFLKKTDKK, encoded by the coding sequence ATGAAAAGAAAGTCAGCCTTTATTCTTTTAAGTCTTTGCTTATACTTTCTATTGGCCAGTTGCAAGGAAAAAAAGATCACAATAGGGAATAGCATCACCTTTGATAAAGAGGAAAACATTCATTATGGGAATGATTCTGAGCAAGTAATGGATCTTTATATCCCTCATAAAAAATCTACGGAGAAAAGAGATGTCTTTATTATCATTCATGGAGGCGGTTGGCGTAGTGGAGACAAGTCTCAACTTACTTTCTTTACCCTCTCTATGATGCAAAAGTTTCCTGATCATATTTTTGCTAACATTAATTATCGAAACGCTTCTCAAACACAATATGGCATTCCTAATCAAACTGATGATATTAAAAATGTAATTAATTTTTTAAAAAGAAAACTGAAGAATAACCCAAGGATAATCCTCATGGGAAATAGTGCCGGTGGACATCTATCCATGCTGTATGCTTATAAATTTGATTCTGGTAAAGATGTAAAGGCTGTGATTAACATCGTAGGACCGACCGATTTATCTGATCCAGGTTTTAAAACATATCAAGAATATTCCTTTGTAGAGCAACATTTAGTAGATCCCAAAATCCTTACAAAAGGTATCTCAGCCGTTCATTTTGCCAGTCCGGTTCATTGGATAAAGAATACATCTGCCCCTACTCTTTCTTATTATGGAAAAACGGACCGTGTCATTCCTATGACTCAAAAGAAGATTCTGGATTCAGTTTTAAATAAACATAATATCATCAATGAGTCCTATGAATTCAATGGTGGACATTTGGATTGGGATAAATCACCAAACAATACTTTTCTTATTGATAAGATTGAAGCTTTTCTTAAAAAGACAGACAAAAAATAA
- a CDS encoding TonB-dependent receptor domain-containing protein, whose product MKRILLSIAVIFGTCAFAQEKKSDTAKTKNIEGVTITKQVFKKQSDRFVYDVAASPVAKGNTTFDLLKQTPLLSSTDDKTLKIAGKNNVLIYINGRKSNMDAESLAQFLKNTPAENIQKIEVITVPGSEFQVESSDGIINIVLKKKMSDGLNGNMRFSNTQSKYNASQASFSANYRKDKLGISANLSGGENIQAQTYTLRNSSDSASNESTGDINDPNKNIGGYLNIDYQLNDNSNLALSWNTWANKSYNSTVSLFNTIINKDGTNYTWSKNKEDSRSYNNSLNLNYELKTDSLGSKLNVNAAYLNYKRFQFTDNITYKSDINRNLGAKSIQMFQDLPQIINNFSGMVDYIQKFKNDLTISVGGNYNKTKTDNDTKSDTYFIDPEKAPKLAPNHFIYDENIYGFYVTAEKKFSDKFSGKIGARYEITNSLGTSDNPPTETLKRIERNYNNLLPYMSLNYAINDKNNISYSFSSRMKRPSFWEINPVVNKLTDDNYTQNNPFVKASSTYNQELTYMYKNSYFVVLNHSYIKDAITQVPLQGYPEKPNGELGENLALRYIRTNFGDKQEMSAMVGIQKSFFKQYWTTNFSIGVQHNRNNGSLDMDPTTGDRFRNEKGEFVTYINKTNSTSILIQTNNTIRLDKAKTWFFGVNFFYIDKQQIELGMLRGLSSLDLSIKKNWNDWTFAVNVNDVLRTNIVVIDDIQDNGNKNYIHQNQYPRSLTVSLTYNFGNKKLKKVRDIEGASDSIKSRTK is encoded by the coding sequence ATGAAACGTATACTTTTGTCAATAGCTGTCATATTCGGTACCTGCGCCTTTGCTCAGGAAAAGAAATCAGACACGGCAAAAACTAAAAATATAGAAGGGGTAACCATCACCAAACAGGTATTCAAAAAGCAAAGCGACCGCTTTGTATATGATGTTGCGGCTTCTCCTGTAGCAAAGGGAAATACTACTTTTGATCTTCTGAAACAAACACCATTATTATCTTCCACTGATGATAAAACATTAAAAATTGCGGGGAAAAACAATGTATTAATTTACATCAACGGAAGAAAATCTAATATGGATGCTGAATCACTGGCACAATTCCTTAAAAATACTCCGGCAGAGAACATTCAGAAAATTGAGGTAATTACCGTTCCGGGAAGTGAGTTTCAGGTGGAATCTTCTGATGGAATCATCAACATTGTTTTAAAGAAAAAAATGAGTGATGGCCTTAACGGGAACATGAGGTTCTCCAATACTCAAAGTAAATATAACGCCAGCCAGGCAAGTTTCTCTGCCAACTATAGAAAAGATAAGCTGGGAATTAGTGCTAACCTCAGCGGCGGGGAAAATATTCAGGCGCAAACCTATACTTTAAGAAACAGTAGTGATAGCGCTTCGAATGAATCAACCGGTGATATCAATGATCCAAACAAAAATATTGGTGGTTATCTGAACATTGATTACCAGTTGAATGACAACAGCAACTTAGCTTTATCCTGGAATACCTGGGCTAACAAGAGCTATAATTCTACAGTAAGCCTTTTTAATACAATTATTAATAAAGATGGGACTAATTATACATGGTCTAAAAACAAAGAGGATTCTAGAAGCTATAATAACTCTCTTAACTTAAACTATGAATTAAAAACAGACTCATTGGGAAGTAAACTGAATGTAAATGCAGCTTATCTGAATTATAAAAGATTTCAGTTTACAGACAATATCACCTATAAATCTGATATCAACAGAAATTTAGGAGCAAAATCTATTCAGATGTTTCAGGACCTTCCGCAGATCATTAACAATTTCTCCGGAATGGTAGATTACATCCAGAAATTTAAAAATGACCTTACTATTTCTGTAGGTGGAAATTATAACAAAACCAAAACGGATAATGATACTAAAAGTGACACTTATTTTATTGATCCTGAAAAAGCCCCAAAATTAGCACCTAACCACTTTATTTATGATGAGAACATTTATGGTTTTTATGTAACTGCTGAAAAGAAGTTTTCAGATAAATTTTCAGGGAAAATTGGGGCGAGATATGAGATTACCAATAGCTTAGGTACTTCAGACAACCCACCAACAGAAACGCTTAAAAGGATTGAAAGAAACTATAATAATCTCCTTCCCTATATGAGTCTTAATTATGCTATCAACGATAAAAACAATATCTCCTATTCCTTTTCAAGCAGAATGAAAAGACCTAGTTTCTGGGAAATAAATCCGGTAGTAAATAAGCTGACTGATGACAATTATACTCAAAACAACCCTTTTGTAAAGGCTTCGTCTACTTACAATCAGGAACTGACTTATATGTATAAAAACTCTTATTTTGTAGTTTTAAACCATTCTTATATTAAAGATGCCATCACTCAGGTTCCGTTACAAGGCTATCCCGAGAAGCCTAATGGAGAGCTAGGAGAAAATCTTGCCTTAAGATACATCAGAACCAATTTTGGAGATAAGCAGGAAATGTCTGCCATGGTAGGAATCCAGAAATCATTCTTCAAACAATACTGGACTACAAATTTCAGTATCGGAGTTCAACATAACAGAAACAATGGAAGTCTGGATATGGATCCCACTACCGGGGACCGTTTTAGAAATGAGAAAGGAGAATTTGTAACCTACATCAATAAGACAAACTCTACCAGTATTTTGATCCAAACTAACAATACGATCCGTCTTGATAAAGCGAAAACATGGTTCTTTGGGGTTAACTTTTTCTACATAGACAAGCAACAGATAGAACTGGGTATGCTACGAGGTTTATCAAGCTTAGATCTTAGCATCAAGAAAAACTGGAACGACTGGACTTTTGCAGTGAATGTAAATGATGTCTTAAGAACCAATATTGTAGTCATTGATGATATCCAAGACAATGGAAACAAAAATTATATTCACCAGAATCAATACCCAAGAAGCTTAACGGTAAGTCTTACTTACAACTTCGGAAACAAAAAACTGAAAAAGGTAAGAGACATTGAGGGGGCTTCCGATTCTATCAAGAGCAGAACAAAGTAA
- a CDS encoding outer membrane beta-barrel family protein — protein MKTQILIAALFFSGFVTAQQKKDSVKVNAIDAVNIKKQVFKKQGDRLVYDVASSPIAKGTNTFTLLKQTPMISSVDGKTLKILGKSDAVIYINNKKTNMDAEALIEMLKSTPSEDIQKIEVITVPGSEFQVESKEGVINIVMKKSRNNGYNGTMKMQNEHGYYNNPSAGASFNFRQGKWSGNSNVRIGSWTDREKYRLSNGDPTFRNESYGYNADPNNNYGGGINLDYEINKKQSLGLSYNMRYNKSFNSVLEMMNWQDGVLTNRTINNENAQTRNHSFNLNYEIKTDSLGSKLTSNVSYLWFNRDKVSFNESFPLYEDENNKYSALHQSVPQIINNYAANIDYLKKTAKGATWLMGVSYNHTNTDNDTRQDVFNGTNFVDNPAQTNHFIYKEQILGAYINYERKLTEKISGKAGLRYEMTKSTGDILGKTGFERNYNNLLPYLNLNYAISSDHNLSYTFSSRIRRPRFWELNPSRMYFTPTNYTQNNPFILASKFYNQELNYMYKNAFYANLSFTMIDDASSQLPLRGTLTRSKVDENGNPFTEKIKFLRYIRTNYGNSRELGLTLGMNKSWFKDIWTTNYSVNLGYTTFNGSVTKDPTSIPEPGETEELEAYVLDIKNYNMSATLNNNIRLSSKKDWFLGVNYFIASRAATEGGMMGVRQSLDFSIKKIVGDWTVLVELYDVFNQNFYKIEGVQPHGSYNNVTNFNYPRLFSVGVTYNFGNQKLKKAREMKSANDAVKSRT, from the coding sequence ATGAAAACTCAAATTCTTATTGCAGCCCTATTTTTCAGTGGATTTGTTACTGCCCAGCAGAAAAAAGACAGTGTAAAAGTGAATGCTATTGATGCAGTAAATATCAAGAAGCAGGTTTTCAAAAAACAAGGTGACCGTTTGGTGTATGATGTGGCATCCTCTCCTATTGCTAAGGGAACTAATACGTTTACTCTGCTAAAGCAAACTCCAATGATCTCTAGTGTAGATGGAAAAACATTGAAGATTTTGGGTAAATCAGATGCTGTTATCTATATCAACAATAAAAAAACGAATATGGATGCTGAAGCATTGATTGAAATGCTAAAGTCTACTCCATCAGAAGATATTCAGAAAATTGAGGTAATTACTGTTCCGGGAAGTGAATTTCAGGTTGAATCTAAGGAAGGAGTTATCAATATTGTTATGAAAAAGAGCAGAAACAATGGCTACAATGGAACTATGAAAATGCAGAATGAACATGGTTATTATAATAATCCCTCGGCTGGGGCATCATTCAACTTCAGACAAGGAAAATGGTCCGGAAACTCAAATGTAAGAATAGGAAGCTGGACGGACAGAGAAAAATACAGATTATCCAACGGAGATCCTACGTTCAGAAATGAGTCTTATGGTTACAATGCTGACCCTAATAATAACTATGGAGGAGGTATTAATCTTGATTATGAGATCAACAAAAAGCAGAGTTTGGGACTATCTTACAATATGAGATACAATAAAAGCTTCAACTCTGTACTAGAGATGATGAACTGGCAAGATGGAGTTTTAACAAACAGAACGATTAATAATGAAAATGCACAAACAAGAAATCATTCTTTTAATTTAAATTATGAAATAAAGACTGACTCTTTGGGAAGTAAACTTACATCCAATGTTTCCTATTTGTGGTTCAACAGGGATAAAGTGAGTTTTAATGAAAGTTTTCCATTGTATGAGGATGAGAACAACAAGTATTCAGCTTTACATCAATCAGTACCACAGATCATTAATAACTATGCTGCCAATATTGATTATTTAAAAAAGACGGCTAAGGGTGCAACATGGCTGATGGGAGTTAGTTACAATCATACCAACACCGATAATGATACCAGACAGGATGTTTTTAATGGAACCAATTTCGTTGATAATCCAGCACAAACCAATCACTTCATTTATAAGGAACAAATTCTGGGAGCCTACATCAATTATGAAAGAAAGCTTACTGAAAAAATTTCCGGAAAAGCAGGACTTCGATATGAAATGACTAAAAGTACGGGAGATATTCTTGGAAAAACAGGATTTGAAAGAAATTACAACAACCTGTTACCTTATCTAAACCTAAACTACGCCATCAGTTCTGATCATAATTTAAGTTATACATTCTCCAGCAGAATCAGAAGACCAAGATTCTGGGAACTGAACCCATCAAGAATGTACTTCACTCCTACCAACTATACGCAGAATAACCCTTTTATATTGGCTTCAAAGTTCTACAATCAGGAGCTTAATTATATGTACAAGAATGCATTTTATGCCAATCTTAGTTTTACAATGATAGACGATGCTTCAAGCCAGCTTCCATTAAGAGGAACTTTAACCCGATCTAAAGTGGATGAAAACGGAAATCCTTTTACAGAAAAAATAAAGTTTCTGCGATATATAAGAACCAACTATGGCAACAGCAGAGAATTAGGATTAACATTAGGAATGAACAAATCCTGGTTTAAAGATATCTGGACCACCAATTACTCTGTCAACCTTGGATATACAACATTCAACGGTAGTGTAACAAAGGATCCTACCTCTATACCGGAGCCTGGGGAAACAGAAGAATTGGAAGCCTATGTTCTTGATATTAAAAACTACAATATGAGCGCTACGCTTAATAATAACATCCGCCTTTCTTCCAAAAAGGATTGGTTCTTGGGAGTTAATTATTTCATAGCCAGTAGAGCTGCCACAGAAGGTGGAATGATGGGAGTAAGACAAAGCCTGGATTTTAGCATAAAAAAAATAGTCGGAGACTGGACCGTGTTGGTAGAACTATATGATGTTTTCAATCAGAATTTCTATAAAATTGAAGGAGTACAACCACACGGAAGTTATAACAACGTAACCAATTTCAATTATCCAAGATTATTTAGCGTTGGGGTAACCTATAATTTTGGAAATCAGAAACTGAAAAAAGCAAGGGAAATGAAATCAGCTAATGATGCTGTAAAATCAAGAACCTAA
- a CDS encoding polyamine aminopropyltransferase yields the protein MDKKRIPLELLLLFSVFVIATCGLIYELVAGALASYLLGDSVKQFSFIIGVYLFSMGVGSYFAKFIKGNLIDKFVEIEILVGIVGGISSVVLFILFNTLAHFEAVLYLFVFFTGSLVGVEIPLLMNILKDRVQFKDLVSNVFAFDYIGALLASILFPLVLIPNLGIVKTPLFFGLINISIAIFLCFYLTKELSKPISLKVKSIGAFVFLLGLFIFSDKILSYSEEKLYGENIVYTKSSPYQRIVLTRNNREFRLYLNNNLQFSSTDEYRYHEALVHPAMSMAKNIDNVLILGGGDGFAVREVLKYKEVKKVTLVDLDGEMTQFFKTNETMRKLNQNSLSSSKVEVINKDAYIWVKENKKKFDVIIIDFPDPSNYSLGKLYSLQFYKELERLTTPDTKIVVQTTSPYFAPKSFWCIEKTINQIFPFTSAYHTYVPSFGEWGFSMASFEPINNKIYRQLPNLRYYDYDFSQMSYFNKDMKVKDVEINRLDNQILVRYFDEEWGKVQ from the coding sequence ATGGATAAGAAGAGGATTCCTCTTGAGCTGCTTTTATTGTTTTCAGTATTTGTCATTGCTACATGTGGATTGATTTATGAATTGGTGGCCGGAGCCTTGGCGAGCTATCTTTTAGGAGACTCTGTAAAGCAGTTTTCTTTCATCATCGGCGTGTATCTATTTTCAATGGGAGTAGGTTCCTATTTTGCAAAATTTATCAAAGGAAACTTGATTGATAAGTTTGTGGAAATTGAAATTCTGGTAGGAATTGTAGGAGGAATAAGTTCTGTGGTATTATTCATACTTTTCAATACGCTGGCCCATTTTGAAGCAGTTCTGTATCTCTTTGTCTTTTTTACAGGATCTTTGGTAGGAGTAGAAATTCCGCTTTTAATGAATATTTTAAAAGACAGGGTTCAGTTTAAAGATTTAGTATCCAATGTTTTTGCCTTCGATTATATCGGGGCTTTACTGGCATCCATTCTTTTTCCTTTGGTGTTAATTCCCAACCTTGGAATTGTAAAAACTCCATTATTCTTTGGGCTAATCAATATTTCCATTGCAATATTCCTATGTTTTTATCTCACAAAAGAACTTTCAAAACCCATTTCCCTAAAGGTAAAATCAATTGGAGCATTTGTATTTCTTTTGGGGCTTTTCATTTTTTCAGATAAGATTTTATCATACTCAGAAGAAAAGCTGTACGGTGAAAATATTGTCTATACAAAAAGTTCTCCCTATCAAAGGATTGTTTTAACAAGAAATAACCGTGAATTCAGGCTGTATTTAAATAACAACTTGCAGTTCTCTTCCACAGATGAATACCGTTATCATGAAGCATTGGTTCATCCGGCAATGTCTATGGCCAAAAACATTGATAACGTTCTGATTTTGGGTGGAGGTGATGGTTTTGCTGTTCGTGAAGTATTGAAATATAAGGAGGTGAAGAAAGTTACCCTTGTAGATCTTGATGGTGAAATGACACAGTTTTTCAAAACCAATGAGACCATGCGAAAGCTGAACCAAAATTCCTTATCCAGTTCTAAAGTAGAAGTTATTAACAAGGATGCTTATATTTGGGTAAAGGAGAATAAAAAGAAATTTGACGTCATTATCATAGACTTTCCGGATCCATCGAATTATAGTTTGGGGAAACTTTATTCTCTGCAATTTTACAAAGAACTTGAAAGATTAACCACTCCGGACACGAAAATTGTAGTACAGACTACTTCTCCTTATTTTGCACCAAAGTCTTTCTGGTGTATTGAGAAAACAATCAATCAGATTTTTCCCTTTACATCGGCATATCATACCTATGTTCCTTCGTTTGGAGAATGGGGATTTTCAATGGCTTCATTTGAACCGATAAATAATAAGATCTACAGGCAGCTTCCCAATTTAAGATACTACGATTATGATTTTTCACAAATGTCCTACTTTAACAAGGATATGAAAGTAAAAGATGTAGAAATTAACCGTCTGGATAACCAGATACTAGTCCGTTATTTTGATGAAGAGTGGGGAAAAGTTCAGTAG
- a CDS encoding discoidin domain-containing protein: protein MRQYILSLAIFLGIIVGAQQKTFCNPINIDYGYTPFEVFSKQGKHRATADPVIVNFKNKLFLFSTNQEGYWYSDDMLDWKFVKRKFLRDNKYIHDLNAPAVWAMKDTLYVYGSTWEQDFPIWKSTNPTKDDWKIAVDTLKVGAWDPAFHYDEDKNKLYLYWGSSNEWPLLGTEVKVKNLQSEGFVKPILKLKPEDHGWERFGEYNDNVFLQPFVEGAWMTKHNGKYYMQYGAPATEFSGYSDGVYVSKSPLEGFEYQQHNPFSYKPGGFARGAGHGATFEDNYKNWWHVSTIFISTKNNFERRLGIWPAGFDKDDVMYCNTAYGDYPTYLPQYAQGKDFTKGLFAGWMLLNYNKPVQVSSTLGGYQPNYAVDEDIKSYWSAKTGNSGEWFQTDLGEVSTINAIQINYADQDAEFMGKTLGKMHQYKIYGSNDGKKWNVIVDKSKNTKDVPHDYVELEQPAKARFLKMENLTMPTGKFALSGFRVFGKGAGKQPAKVEGFVPLRADPKKYGERRSVWMKWQQNPEADGYVIYWGKSPDKMYGSIMVYGKNEYFFTGADRTDSYYFQIEAFNSNGVSERTAVAKSE, encoded by the coding sequence ATGAGACAATATATTCTGTCATTAGCAATTTTTCTTGGAATAATTGTAGGAGCTCAGCAGAAAACATTTTGTAATCCGATCAACATAGATTATGGGTATACTCCTTTTGAAGTTTTTTCAAAACAAGGGAAACACCGTGCTACAGCAGATCCGGTGATTGTTAATTTTAAAAATAAGCTGTTTCTTTTTTCTACAAACCAGGAAGGATATTGGTACAGTGATGATATGTTGGACTGGAAGTTTGTAAAAAGAAAATTTCTCAGAGATAATAAATATATTCATGATCTTAATGCCCCGGCTGTCTGGGCTATGAAAGATACTCTATATGTTTATGGTTCTACCTGGGAACAGGATTTTCCAATCTGGAAAAGTACAAATCCAACTAAAGATGACTGGAAAATTGCAGTAGATACTTTAAAAGTAGGCGCATGGGATCCGGCATTCCACTATGATGAAGATAAGAATAAATTATATCTATATTGGGGTTCAAGTAATGAATGGCCTTTGCTGGGAACAGAAGTGAAAGTGAAAAATCTTCAGTCTGAAGGTTTCGTAAAACCAATTCTAAAACTAAAACCTGAAGACCACGGATGGGAGCGTTTCGGAGAATACAATGATAATGTTTTTCTCCAGCCTTTTGTAGAAGGAGCGTGGATGACAAAACATAACGGGAAATACTATATGCAGTATGGTGCTCCGGCAACAGAATTCAGCGGATATTCCGATGGAGTATACGTAAGCAAAAGTCCTTTGGAGGGTTTCGAATATCAGCAGCATAATCCATTCTCTTATAAACCGGGAGGTTTTGCAAGGGGAGCCGGTCATGGAGCAACTTTTGAAGACAATTATAAAAACTGGTGGCACGTTTCCACGATATTTATTTCTACCAAAAATAATTTTGAAAGAAGGCTGGGCATCTGGCCGGCAGGTTTTGATAAAGATGATGTGATGTATTGTAATACGGCTTATGGTGATTATCCTACTTACCTTCCGCAGTATGCACAAGGGAAAGACTTTACAAAAGGTCTTTTTGCCGGATGGATGTTATTGAATTATAATAAACCGGTTCAGGTTTCATCTACTTTAGGGGGATATCAGCCCAATTATGCTGTAGATGAAGATATCAAGTCCTATTGGAGTGCCAAAACAGGAAATTCCGGAGAATGGTTCCAAACGGATTTGGGTGAAGTTTCCACAATCAATGCCATTCAGATCAATTATGCAGATCAGGATGCAGAGTTCATGGGGAAAACCTTAGGGAAAATGCATCAATATAAAATCTATGGCTCTAATGATGGCAAGAAGTGGAATGTGATTGTGGATAAAAGCAAGAATACAAAAGATGTTCCTCACGATTATGTTGAGCTTGAGCAGCCTGCAAAAGCCCGTTTCCTTAAAATGGAAAATCTTACAATGCCCACAGGAAAATTTGCATTAAGTGGCTTCAGAGTGTTTGGAAAAGGAGCTGGGAAACAGCCTGCAAAAGTGGAAGGTTTTGTGCCTTTAAGAGCTGATCCAAAAAAGTATGGAGAAAGAAGAAGTGTCTGGATGAAATGGCAGCAGAATCCTGAGGCGGATGGCTATGTAATCTATTGGGGGAAATCTCCTGATAAAATGTATGGAAGCATTATGGTATACGGAAAGAATGAATATTTCTTTACAGGAGCAGACAGAACAGATTCTTACTACTTCCAGATTGAAGCATTCAACTCCAATGGTGTTTCAGAAAGAACAGCAGTCGCAAAATCCGAGTAA
- a CDS encoding NAD(P)/FAD-dependent oxidoreductase, with protein sequence MKSGEKFSRKDFLKTVMLGSMMLPFLQYCGKKVKTLLLKITGTNHILGHRLWAKDFPQSTEVIHTQYLIVGGGISGLSACRFFSQNNEHDYLLLEMEDHLGGNSSNGQNAFSKFPLGAHYLPLPNKENTEIIEFLKECGICQGIEDNGEPILDEYQMTFPQQERLFYKNSWQNDVVPQKGISVEIQNELNRFFTMMNDFRQKKDTLGNYWFAIPVHDSSREDEVIKLEKTLFKDWLHEHHFQSEELLWLLDYSCRDDYGLGIDYVSAWAGIHYFAGRKNNWSTKYKDQVFTWPEGNARLTQHFSKYIKEKSLTKHLVFDVKINDKVEVQCFDNSQKKTKTIIAEKVLFATPQFVNERILNNRNVKSFQYVPWLLTTITLKNEFGGDEELAWDNVIYGSSGLGYIYDQHQNINQVLGEKVITYYKSFSTNDCKKARKKLYSMKEPELKTLVLEDLKKAHPLIEDFILEMQFHKIGHAMIAPVPNQIFGENTRLTKESIDGKIFFAHSDLSGISIFEEAFYQGIRTAKQMI encoded by the coding sequence ATGAAGAGTGGGGAAAAGTTCAGTAGAAAGGATTTTCTAAAGACAGTAATGTTAGGGAGTATGATGCTTCCTTTTCTGCAATATTGTGGAAAGAAAGTAAAAACTCTGTTGCTGAAGATTACGGGAACCAATCATATTTTGGGGCATAGATTATGGGCTAAGGATTTTCCACAATCTACAGAAGTTATCCACACCCAATATCTTATTGTGGGTGGTGGGATCTCTGGGCTTTCTGCATGCAGGTTTTTTAGTCAAAATAATGAACATGATTATCTTCTTCTGGAAATGGAGGATCATTTGGGAGGAAACTCTTCAAACGGGCAGAATGCATTTTCAAAATTTCCATTGGGAGCACATTATCTGCCTTTACCGAATAAAGAAAATACTGAGATTATCGAGTTTCTGAAAGAATGTGGAATCTGCCAGGGAATAGAAGACAATGGAGAACCTATTCTGGACGAATATCAGATGACTTTTCCACAGCAGGAAAGATTGTTCTATAAAAACTCGTGGCAGAATGATGTTGTTCCACAAAAAGGAATATCAGTAGAAATACAAAATGAGCTGAACCGTTTTTTTACCATGATGAACGATTTCCGTCAAAAAAAAGACACTCTTGGAAATTATTGGTTTGCCATTCCTGTTCATGATTCCAGTAGAGAAGATGAGGTTATAAAGCTTGAAAAAACTCTTTTTAAAGATTGGCTTCATGAACATCATTTTCAGTCAGAAGAACTTTTGTGGTTATTGGATTATTCCTGCAGGGATGATTACGGCTTGGGGATAGACTATGTTTCAGCCTGGGCGGGAATTCATTATTTCGCGGGAAGAAAAAATAACTGGAGTACAAAATATAAGGATCAGGTATTTACCTGGCCAGAGGGTAATGCAAGACTCACTCAGCATTTTTCAAAATATATTAAAGAAAAATCTTTAACTAAGCATTTAGTTTTTGATGTTAAAATAAATGATAAGGTTGAGGTACAGTGCTTTGATAATTCTCAAAAGAAAACAAAAACAATTATTGCAGAAAAGGTTTTGTTTGCCACACCTCAATTTGTCAACGAAAGAATTTTAAATAATAGGAATGTAAAATCATTTCAATATGTTCCGTGGCTTTTGACAACCATTACCTTGAAGAACGAATTTGGAGGAGATGAAGAGCTTGCATGGGATAACGTGATTTATGGTTCTTCCGGGCTAGGATATATTTATGACCAGCATCAGAATATTAATCAGGTTTTGGGAGAAAAGGTGATTACGTATTACAAAAGCTTCTCTACAAATGATTGTAAAAAGGCCAGAAAGAAGTTATATTCAATGAAAGAACCTGAACTTAAAACTTTAGTTTTAGAAGATCTGAAGAAAGCACATCCGCTTATAGAGGACTTTATTCTTGAAATGCAGTTTCATAAAATCGGACACGCGATGATAGCTCCGGTTCCCAATCAAATTTTCGGTGAAAATACCAGACTTACCAAGGAATCTATTGATGGAAAGATCTTCTTTGCCCATTCTGATCTTTCAGGAATATCTATTTTTGAAGAAGCCTTTTATCAGGGAATAAGAACAGCAAAGCAAATGATATGA
- a CDS encoding DUF3817 domain-containing protein encodes MDFIEKFFSKYSQEKVIKWFKQICLAEAISCLLLYCVAMIWIRYDENLYSIIFISVIGSLHGLFFTLYLILCLPSRKIYNWDDEDFVFALLAAFFPFATIWVDKKLAKFDRE; translated from the coding sequence ATGGACTTCATCGAAAAATTTTTCTCAAAATATTCTCAGGAAAAAGTTATCAAATGGTTTAAGCAGATATGTCTTGCAGAAGCTATTTCATGTCTTTTGTTGTACTGTGTTGCGATGATTTGGATCCGCTATGATGAAAATTTATACTCTATTATCTTCATCAGCGTTATTGGTAGTTTACACGGGTTATTTTTCACCCTTTATCTTATACTCTGCCTTCCTTCAAGAAAAATTTATAATTGGGATGATGAAGATTTTGTTTTCGCTTTATTAGCTGCGTTTTTCCCATTTGCAACCATTTGGGTTGATAAAAAACTGGCTAAGTTCGACAGAGAATAA